One window of Pseudacidobacterium ailaaui genomic DNA carries:
- a CDS encoding lytic transglycosylase domain-containing protein translates to MNRLWQTSGHASGGFHDLRSQHGALRFHRKLASAGLLLLCFCFHAYAAERIALKNGFDLFCDHRESNGDRVRLYLDSGNTNFIDVDTSEIVGIEHVDLPGPGPSPQANPAGPTSEDMHQILARAGKQHDLDVDLLASIIHAESGGNLHAVSRAGARGLMQLMPKTAAALGVSDSFAADQNINGGTAYLDALLKKYHDDLALALAAYNAGPAAVDHWHGIPPYRETRLYVARIIHEFNRRYAERMSAGKQTASLTNSATKNTF, encoded by the coding sequence ATGAATCGTCTGTGGCAAACCAGCGGACACGCTTCCGGCGGATTCCATGATCTGCGATCGCAGCATGGCGCCCTCAGGTTTCACCGAAAACTGGCCAGCGCTGGGCTGTTGCTCCTGTGCTTCTGTTTTCATGCTTACGCCGCCGAACGCATCGCACTGAAAAATGGTTTTGACCTGTTCTGCGACCACCGTGAGTCGAATGGGGACCGCGTCCGTCTTTATCTCGATTCGGGAAATACCAATTTTATCGACGTGGACACTTCCGAGATTGTGGGCATAGAGCATGTCGATCTTCCTGGGCCTGGCCCATCTCCCCAGGCAAATCCTGCTGGGCCCACATCGGAAGATATGCATCAGATTTTGGCCCGCGCGGGAAAACAACATGACCTGGATGTAGACCTGCTGGCCAGCATCATCCATGCAGAAAGCGGTGGAAATCTGCATGCAGTCAGCCGTGCCGGCGCGCGGGGCCTGATGCAGCTTATGCCAAAAACGGCCGCGGCGCTCGGCGTAAGTGACAGTTTTGCAGCGGACCAAAATATCAACGGTGGGACCGCGTATCTCGACGCTCTGCTGAAAAAGTATCACGATGACCTGGCACTCGCCCTGGCCGCTTATAACGCTGGCCCCGCGGCGGTAGACCACTGGCATGGGATTCCTCCCTACCGGGAAACCCGACTTTATGTGGCGCGAATCATTCATGAATTTAACCGGAGATATGCAGAGCGCATGTCTGCCGGCAAGCAGACTGCAAGTCTGACCAACAGCGCCACAAAGAATACTTTCTGA
- a CDS encoding lysylphosphatidylglycerol synthase transmembrane domain-containing protein, with translation MTKKNWILWLVILAVLTVFTLWARQRIHFQWKVFFEQLRLADWKRISMGIGLIWAAYGLRALRWSIFLRPTRRISPFTLVGPMVIGFTGVAIFGRLADLVRPYLVSRRTQIPLSAQIAVYTVERMFDMGSMALIFSTVLLFSSDRQALPRPDLINKAALGGLLVALFLAFFTGFVRASGQSIGRLLGKSIGTLSQNLGRQIEEKVLNFRDGLNAIGSMADLMLVIGISLVHWGMIALAYLETARAFVADPVLSHLRLSQCMLLMAASMGSSLITLPVLGWFTQIGLTTAAMQAFFKVSWEPALGCGSVLLLVTFLSVIPLGLIWAHFDHISLRKVAHESEEAAEKAPLHPSTS, from the coding sequence TTGACCAAAAAGAACTGGATCCTCTGGCTTGTCATTCTGGCTGTACTTACGGTTTTCACGCTTTGGGCGCGGCAGCGCATCCATTTTCAATGGAAAGTTTTTTTTGAGCAGCTCAGACTGGCCGACTGGAAACGTATCAGCATGGGCATTGGCCTGATCTGGGCCGCCTATGGCTTGCGCGCCCTGCGCTGGTCTATTTTTTTGCGGCCAACGCGACGCATTTCTCCTTTTACTCTGGTAGGCCCCATGGTCATTGGGTTCACAGGAGTGGCCATTTTCGGCAGGCTTGCTGACCTTGTGCGTCCGTATCTGGTATCCAGGAGAACTCAGATTCCGTTGAGCGCCCAGATTGCGGTTTATACCGTAGAACGCATGTTTGATATGGGTTCTATGGCATTGATCTTTTCCACTGTCCTTCTGTTTTCTTCAGACCGTCAGGCGTTGCCGCGACCAGACCTCATCAATAAGGCAGCCCTGGGCGGACTCCTTGTGGCCCTTTTCCTTGCTTTCTTTACCGGCTTTGTCCGCGCATCAGGACAAAGCATAGGCCGTCTGCTGGGAAAGTCCATCGGAACACTTTCGCAAAATCTTGGGCGGCAAATCGAAGAGAAGGTCCTGAATTTTCGCGACGGGCTGAATGCCATCGGCTCAATGGCTGATCTGATGCTTGTCATTGGCATCTCCTTGGTCCACTGGGGCATGATTGCGCTGGCTTATCTGGAAACAGCGCGGGCCTTTGTTGCCGATCCGGTCCTCTCGCACCTGCGCCTTTCTCAGTGCATGTTGCTGATGGCCGCAAGCATGGGCAGCTCTCTGATTACACTGCCGGTCCTGGGCTGGTTTACGCAGATCGGTCTTACCACAGCAGCCATGCAGGCCTTTTTTAAGGTGTCGTGGGAGCCAGCGCTGGGATGCGGCTCGGTTCTGCTGCTGGTGACATTCCTTAGCGTCATCCCGCTGGGGTTGATTTGGGCCCACTTTGACCATATCTCCTTGCGGAAGGTAGCGCATGAAAGCGAAGAAGCGGCGGAAAAGGCACCCCTGCACCCATCCACATCCTGA
- a CDS encoding DUF1440 domain-containing protein, producing MKTRSVLKGAVAGLVGGLAGAGAKALAEHLFPPRSKGQPSPPVVLAEQVAGHPLPKQKQRAAMQGIHWGFGALAGAIYGAISEFEPSVTAWRGAAFGLTLNKLTHESLLPRMGLAAPPELQASRERASEWTTHAIYGVVTDTVRRAVRHSL from the coding sequence ATGAAAACAAGGTCCGTACTCAAAGGTGCTGTTGCCGGATTGGTGGGTGGGCTGGCAGGAGCTGGCGCAAAAGCCCTGGCGGAGCACCTCTTTCCTCCGCGCTCCAAGGGCCAGCCCTCACCTCCCGTCGTGCTTGCCGAGCAGGTGGCAGGGCACCCGCTGCCGAAGCAGAAACAACGAGCTGCGATGCAAGGCATCCACTGGGGCTTTGGGGCCTTGGCCGGAGCTATTTATGGAGCAATCAGTGAATTTGAACCGTCCGTGACCGCATGGCGAGGCGCCGCCTTCGGCCTTACACTCAACAAATTGACCCACGAATCTCTGCTGCCGCGAATGGGACTCGCGGCCCCTCCCGAACTTCAAGCCTCCAGGGAACGCGCCAGCGAGTGGACCACGCATGCAATTTATGGTGTTGTCACGGATACCGTAAGACGCGCGGTGCGGCATTCTCTTTAA